From the Macaca nemestrina isolate mMacNem1 chromosome 7, mMacNem.hap1, whole genome shotgun sequence genome, one window contains:
- the LOC105473694 gene encoding A-kinase anchor protein 5, giving the protein METTVSEIHVENKDEKRSAEGSPGAERQKEKASMLCFKRRKKAAKALKPKVGSEAADVARKCPQEAGASDQPEPPRGAWASLKRLVTRRKRSESSKQQKLLEAEVQPAINTEDADLSKKKAKSRLKIPCIKFPRGPKRSNHSKIIEDSDCSIKVQEEAEILDIQTQTPLNDQATKAKSTQDLSEGISRKDGDEVCESNVSNSITSGEKVISVELGLDDGHSAIQTGTLILEEIETVKEKQDVQPQQAGPLETSETDHQQTVLSDVPPLPAIPAQQIMEEASNNILKSAPNGKDYESREIVAEETKPKDTELSQESDFKENGITEEKSKLEESKRIEPIAIIITDTEISEFDVKKSKNVPKQFLISTENEQVGVFANDNGFEDRTSEQYETLLIETASSLVKNAIQLSVEQLVNEMASDDNKINNLLP; this is encoded by the coding sequence ATGGAAACCACAGTTTCAGAAATTCATGTAGAAAACAAGGATGAGAAGAGATCAGCAGAAGGTAGTCCTGGGGctgaaagacagaaggaaaaggcATCCATGCTTTGCttcaagagaagaaagaaagcagcTAAAGCACTGAAGCCCAAAGTTGGCTCTGAAGCTGCTGATGTGGCAAGGAAGTGTCCCCAAGAAGCAGGAGCTTCTGATCAGCCAGAGCCCCCACGGGGGGCCTGGGCCTCACTCAAACGTCTTGTAACACGCAGGAAAAGGTCAGAGTCTTCAAAGCAGCAAAAGTTATTGGAGGCTGAAGTGCAACCTGCAATAAACACTGAGGATGCTGATCTTTCtaagaaaaaggcaaaatctAGACTTAAGATTCCCTGCATAAAATTCCCAAGAGGGCCAAAAAGGAGTAATCATTCCAAAATTATAGAAGACTCAGACTGCAGCATCAAAgtccaggaagaagctgaaatTTTGGATATACAAACACAGACCCCATTGAATGATCAGGCAACAAAGGCTAAGTCAACCCAGGATCTAAGTGAAGGCATCTCACGGAAAGATGGTGATGAAGTCTGTGAATCAAATGTGAGCAATAGCATAACTTCTGGAGAGAAAGTGATTTCAGTAGAACTTGGATTAGATGATGGGCATTCTGCTATTCAAACGGGAACTCTAATCCTTGAAGAAATTGAAACGGTCAAGGAAAAACAAGATGTTCAACCCCAGCAAGCAGGCCCACTTGAAACTTCAGAAACAGACCATCAGCAAACAGTACTTTCTGATGTTCCACCtttacctgcaatcccagctcaacAAATTATGGAAGAAGCCAGTAACAATATCCTAAAAAGTGCACCAAATGGGAAAGACTATGAAAGTAGAGAGATTGTAGCTGAAGAAACTAAGCCAAAAGATACTGAATTGAGCCAAGAatcagattttaaagaaaatgggaTCACTGAAGAGAAGTCCAAATTAGAAGAAAGCAAACGAATAGAGCcaattgctattattattacagaCACTGAAATCAGTGAATTTGATGTTAAGAAATCAAAAAATGTCCCTAAGCAATTCTTAATTTCAACTGAAAATGAGCAAGTAGGGGTTTTTGCTAATGATAATGGTTTTGAGGATAGAACTTCAGAACAATATGAAACACTCTTAATTGAAACAGCCTCTTCTCTTGTCAAGAATGCTATTCAGTTGTCAGTAGAACAGCTGGTTAATGAAATGGCCTctgatgataataaaataaacaatcttCTACCGTGA